The following are encoded in a window of Perca fluviatilis chromosome 21, GENO_Pfluv_1.0, whole genome shotgun sequence genomic DNA:
- the tbc1d24 gene encoding TBC1 domain family member 24 isoform X2 gives MAEEDYGSFVDWNQMGDLAKSSGPTKVDCKDLKEFKQMARQGYWAKNHKLRAQVYQQLIKNIPCRTVTPDAEVYRDLMGNAATKKPSSHIPLPEFVDGSPLPQYCLKAEAVASAHQIINCIAGQFPDISHCPSLPAVTSLLLHFSIDEAQCFEHVSRILACNEPGKRLLDQTFLAHESSCMTFGDLANKYCEAAHKLIVATAQDVLEVYSDWQRWVLGDLPFSHVVRVLDIYLVEGYKVLFRVAIALLKFYRKHKAGAQGGPGNQQQDSGKVRADIQAFITGIASTVTPDKLLEKAFSIRMFSRKEITLLQLTNEKSLQQKGITVKQKRRNVQLALNPDTFSSEIVSAKEMRDIWSWIPERFALCQPQLLFTTSTHGCSLNRFYSHCEGYEPTLLLIRTTDGDVCGAFLSTDWEERKRGGNKLSFFGTGECFVFRLKPEMERYEWVVISHPELASSIKTEGQEDTASSEGQNSDNNGLQQPERPAGDLSPFLSARHFNLNSKNTSMFMAGNFDSIIVGGGEGNALYIDSELNHGRAGSCATFDNPPLCAESFQVSLLEVWGFQDAMAA, from the exons ATGGCTGAAGAAGACTATGGCAGCTTTGTGGACTGGAACCAGATGGGGGATCTGGCCAAGAGCAGTGGGCCCACCAAGGTAGACTGTAAAGACCTGAAAGAGTTCAAACAGATGGCTCGGCAGGGTTACTGGGCCAAAAACCACAAACTACGGGCCCAAGTCTACCAGCAGCTCATCAAAAACATTCCCTGTCGTACAGTGACCCCAGATGCAGAAGTATATCGCGACCTTATGGGAAATGCAGCCACTAAGAAGCCCTCTTCCCACATTCCGCTTCCAGAGTTTGTGGATGGAAGTCCTCTGCCACAGTACTGCCTGAAGGCAGAAGCAGTAGCCTCAGCCCATCAGATTATAAACTGCATAGCTGGACAGTTTCCAGATATATCCCACTGCCCATCACTACCAGCTGTTACTTCATTGCTCCTGCACTTCAGCATAGACGAGGCTCAGTGTTTTGAGCATGTCAGCCGCATACTGGCCTGCAACGAGCCAGGCAAACGACTGCTGGACCAGACTTTCCTGGCCCATGAGTCTAGCTGCATGACCTTTGGTGATCTGGCCAACAAGTACTGCGAAGCCGCCCACAAACTGATCGTGGCCACAGCCCAAGATGTGCTTGAAGTCTACTCAGACTGGCAGCGCTGGGTCTTGGGTGACCTGCCTTTCAGCCACGTGGTTAGGGTCCTAGACATCTACCTAGTGGAGGGCTACAAGGTTCTCTTCCGTGTGGCTATAGCCTTGCTCAAGTTCTATCGCAAGCATAAAGCAGGGGCCCAGGGAGGCCCGGGCAACCAGCAACAGGATTCTGGCAAAGTTAGGGCGGACATTCAAGCTTTCATCACGGGCATCGCCTCCACTGTCACACCCGACAAGTTATTAGAGAAGGCCTTCTCCATCCGTATGTTTAGCCGTAAGGAGATTACCCTGCTGCAGCTCACAAATGAGAAGTCCCTGCAGCAGAAAGGAATCACTGTCAAACAGAAGCG GCGGAACGTGCAGCTGGCACTCAACCCGGACACCTTCTCCTCAGAGATTGTCAGTGCCAAGGAGATGCGGGACATCTGGTCTTGGATCCCTGAGCGCTTTGCCCTGTGCCAACCACAACTCCTCTTCACAACCTCCACCCATGGTTGCAGCCTTAACAG ATTCTACTCACATTGTGAAGGCTACGAACCCACTCTGCTCCTCATTCGGACCACAGATGgagat GTATGTGGAGCCTTCCTGTCCACAGATTGGGAGGAGCGGAAGAGAGGAGGCAACAAATTGAGTTTCTTTGGCACAGGGGAGTGCTTTGTCTTCAGA CTGAAGCCAGAGATGGAGCGCTATGAGTGGGTGGTGATCAGCCACCCTGAGTTAGCCTCCTCCATCAAGACTGAGGGCCAGGAAGACACGGCCTCCTCTGAGGGGCAAAACTCAGACAACAATGGTTTACAGCAGCCAGAGAGACCTGCTGGAGACCTGTCGCCCTTCCTCTCTGCACGTCACTTCAACCTTAACTCCAAGAATACTTCCATGTTCATGGCTGGCAACTTTGACTCCATCATAGTGG GGGGAGGTGAAGGCAACGCTCTCTACATCGACTCTGAGCTCAACCACGGGCGCGCTGGCAGCTGCGCCACCTTCGACAACCCGCCCCTGTGTGCTGAGAGCTTCCAGGTCTCACTGCTAGAAGTGTGGGGCTTCCAGGACGCCATGGCCGCATAA
- the tbc1d24 gene encoding TBC1 domain family member 24 isoform X1 — MAEEDYGSFVDWNQMGDLAKSSGPTKVDCKDLKEFKQMARQGYWAKNHKLRAQVYQQLIKNIPCRTVTPDAEVYRDLMGNAATKKPSSHIPLPEFVDGSPLPQYCLKAEAVASAHQIINCIAGQFPDISHCPSLPAVTSLLLHFSIDEAQCFEHVSRILACNEPGKRLLDQTFLAHESSCMTFGDLANKYCEAAHKLIVATAQDVLEVYSDWQRWVLGDLPFSHVVRVLDIYLVEGYKVLFRVAIALLKFYRKHKAGAQGGPGNQQQDSGKVRADIQAFITGIASTVTPDKLLEKAFSIRMFSRKEITLLQLTNEKSLQQKGITVKQKRPRRNVQLALNPDTFSSEIVSAKEMRDIWSWIPERFALCQPQLLFTTSTHGCSLNRFYSHCEGYEPTLLLIRTTDGDVCGAFLSTDWEERKRGGNKLSFFGTGECFVFRLKPEMERYEWVVISHPELASSIKTEGQEDTASSEGQNSDNNGLQQPERPAGDLSPFLSARHFNLNSKNTSMFMAGNFDSIIVGGGEGNALYIDSELNHGRAGSCATFDNPPLCAESFQVSLLEVWGFQDAMAA; from the exons ATGGCTGAAGAAGACTATGGCAGCTTTGTGGACTGGAACCAGATGGGGGATCTGGCCAAGAGCAGTGGGCCCACCAAGGTAGACTGTAAAGACCTGAAAGAGTTCAAACAGATGGCTCGGCAGGGTTACTGGGCCAAAAACCACAAACTACGGGCCCAAGTCTACCAGCAGCTCATCAAAAACATTCCCTGTCGTACAGTGACCCCAGATGCAGAAGTATATCGCGACCTTATGGGAAATGCAGCCACTAAGAAGCCCTCTTCCCACATTCCGCTTCCAGAGTTTGTGGATGGAAGTCCTCTGCCACAGTACTGCCTGAAGGCAGAAGCAGTAGCCTCAGCCCATCAGATTATAAACTGCATAGCTGGACAGTTTCCAGATATATCCCACTGCCCATCACTACCAGCTGTTACTTCATTGCTCCTGCACTTCAGCATAGACGAGGCTCAGTGTTTTGAGCATGTCAGCCGCATACTGGCCTGCAACGAGCCAGGCAAACGACTGCTGGACCAGACTTTCCTGGCCCATGAGTCTAGCTGCATGACCTTTGGTGATCTGGCCAACAAGTACTGCGAAGCCGCCCACAAACTGATCGTGGCCACAGCCCAAGATGTGCTTGAAGTCTACTCAGACTGGCAGCGCTGGGTCTTGGGTGACCTGCCTTTCAGCCACGTGGTTAGGGTCCTAGACATCTACCTAGTGGAGGGCTACAAGGTTCTCTTCCGTGTGGCTATAGCCTTGCTCAAGTTCTATCGCAAGCATAAAGCAGGGGCCCAGGGAGGCCCGGGCAACCAGCAACAGGATTCTGGCAAAGTTAGGGCGGACATTCAAGCTTTCATCACGGGCATCGCCTCCACTGTCACACCCGACAAGTTATTAGAGAAGGCCTTCTCCATCCGTATGTTTAGCCGTAAGGAGATTACCCTGCTGCAGCTCACAAATGAGAAGTCCCTGCAGCAGAAAGGAATCACTGTCAAACAGAAGCG TCCTAG GCGGAACGTGCAGCTGGCACTCAACCCGGACACCTTCTCCTCAGAGATTGTCAGTGCCAAGGAGATGCGGGACATCTGGTCTTGGATCCCTGAGCGCTTTGCCCTGTGCCAACCACAACTCCTCTTCACAACCTCCACCCATGGTTGCAGCCTTAACAG ATTCTACTCACATTGTGAAGGCTACGAACCCACTCTGCTCCTCATTCGGACCACAGATGgagat GTATGTGGAGCCTTCCTGTCCACAGATTGGGAGGAGCGGAAGAGAGGAGGCAACAAATTGAGTTTCTTTGGCACAGGGGAGTGCTTTGTCTTCAGA CTGAAGCCAGAGATGGAGCGCTATGAGTGGGTGGTGATCAGCCACCCTGAGTTAGCCTCCTCCATCAAGACTGAGGGCCAGGAAGACACGGCCTCCTCTGAGGGGCAAAACTCAGACAACAATGGTTTACAGCAGCCAGAGAGACCTGCTGGAGACCTGTCGCCCTTCCTCTCTGCACGTCACTTCAACCTTAACTCCAAGAATACTTCCATGTTCATGGCTGGCAACTTTGACTCCATCATAGTGG GGGGAGGTGAAGGCAACGCTCTCTACATCGACTCTGAGCTCAACCACGGGCGCGCTGGCAGCTGCGCCACCTTCGACAACCCGCCCCTGTGTGCTGAGAGCTTCCAGGTCTCACTGCTAGAAGTGTGGGGCTTCCAGGACGCCATGGCCGCATAA